One stretch of Harmonia axyridis chromosome 1, icHarAxyr1.1, whole genome shotgun sequence DNA includes these proteins:
- the LOC123671622 gene encoding uncharacterized protein LOC123671622 — MDTTRKLLMCSDFPYLIRCLRNTSMNRKKKIRNSEGWVMFSYVEELFQHEFIKEFKMAFKLMASHIYSYKQEEKMNTRLAFQDLDTGRRRISWMKNLRTWYSTTTTSLFRSAVDKVKIARMIANTRTG, encoded by the exons ATGGATACCACTCGTAAACTACTAATGTGTTCCGATTTTCCTTACCTCATCAGATGTTTGAGGAATACTTCaatgaacagaaaaaaaaagattagg aattctgAAGGTTGGGTTATGTTTTCCTATGTCGAAGAACTGTTTCAGCATGAATTCATCAAAGAATTTAAGATGGCATTCAAATTGATGGCAAGCCATATTTACTCTTATAAACAAGAAGAGAAGATGAACACAAGGCTTGCATTCCAG GATCTTGATACAGGTCGAAGAAGAATTTCGTGGATGAAAAACCTAAGGACTTGGTATTCGACAACAACAACATCGCTCTTCAGATCGGCTGTCGACAAAGTTAAAATAGCCAGGATGATTGCCAACACCCGGACCGGATAG